A genomic region of Papaver somniferum cultivar HN1 chromosome 7, ASM357369v1, whole genome shotgun sequence contains the following coding sequences:
- the LOC113295888 gene encoding uncharacterized protein LOC113295888: MSTPNNSDYDYSYSSSSSISSDEYSKASVPKSKAKITHDEGAKHSIPLNDRRVTYAELMKRKAEDDEAENRQHRKDRIQRRIQAAEERRQFLDGVPSDTDADASEEETAWVFTERKIKPDRYEREFLKNMKKIEAEAEEDSDSDDPDTHPYFINDTDSDEEEDSDDKSDNSDDENDSDDESDNSDESDE; the protein is encoded by the coding sequence atgtcaacTCCCAACAACAGCGATTACGATTATagctattcctcttcttcctccatcTCCTCTGACGAGTATTCCAAAGCCTCTGTACCTAAATCGAAAGCTAAGATAACTCATGATGAGGGAGCAAAGCATAGCATACCCTTGAATGATCGGAGAGTCACTTATGCTGAACTTATGAAGAGAAaggctgaagatgatgaagcagaGAATCGTCAACACAGAAAGGATCGAATTCAGCGTCGAATACAAGCGGCTGAGGAGAGACGTCAATTCCTTGATGGGGTACCCTCTGacactgatgctgatgcttctgaagaagaAACTGCGTGGGTGTTTACAGAGCGTAAGATCAAGCCTGACCGATATGAAAGAGAGTtcctgaagaatatgaagaaaattgaagctgaagcagaagaGGACTCGGACTCAGACGATCCTGATACCCATCCATACTTTATCAACGATACTGATTCCGACGAAGAGGAAGACAGTGATGACAAATCTGATAACTCGGATGACGAGAATGACAGTGATGACGAATCCGATAATTCGGATGAgtctgacgagtag